One window from the genome of Trichoplusia ni isolate ovarian cell line Hi5 chromosome 13, tn1, whole genome shotgun sequence encodes:
- the LOC113499924 gene encoding protein ALP1-like, translated as MDVEETALLLYVRRRREFKRKKKQWWVHPYLADRCKKGQFVNIYADLRRYPDKFFNYVRMSVRSFDELLTLCENDLLKQDTILRKSISPEEKLFVTLRYLASGCTMRELHYSFRLGQTTLSTIIKEVCAVIWDNLQTCLSLPATANDWMKIADGFEKHANFPHCIGSIDGKHIRLIQPADSGSMYYNYKHFFSLVLMAACDANYNFIYIDVGAYGKSSDSAIFQETELYKKLISNTLNIPEPLQISENNPTLFPYVFIGDEAFGLSTNIMRPYGGNNLSAEKKIFNYRLSRARRYIECTFGILTNK; from the exons ATGGACGTTGAAGAGACAGCACTACTGCTGTATGTACGTAGGAGAAGAGAGTtcaagagaaaaaagaaacagtggTGGGTTCATCCTTATTTAGCCGATCGCTGTAAGAAAGGACAATTCGTCAACATATACGCCGATCTAAGAAGATATCcggataagttttttaattatgtgagAATGTCCGTGAGGTCCTTTGATGAGTTACTGACTTTGTGTGAAAATGATTTGTTAAAGCAAgacacaatattaagaaaatcaatcAGTCCTGAAGAAAAGTTGTTTGTAACATTAAG gTACCTCGCAAGTGGATGTACGATGAGAGAATTGCATTATAGCTTTCGTCTAGGACAAACAACATTAAGCACAATAATAAAAGAAGTGTGTGCTGTGATTTGGGATAACTTGCAAACATGTTTATCACTTCCGGCTACTGCAAATGACTGGATGAAAATAGCAGATGGTTTCGAAAAACATGCCAACTTTCCACACTGCATCGGTAGTATCGATGGAAAGCACATAAGACTGATTCAACCTGCTGATTCTGGTTCGatgtattataactataaacactttttttcattGGTGCTGATGGCTGCATGTGAcgctaattataatttcatttatatagaCGTCGGTGCCTATGGGAAAAGTAGCGATTCAGCAATTTTCCAAGAAACTGAATTGTATAAGAAACTCATaagtaatactttaaatattccaGAGCCCctacaaatttcagaaaatAACCCAACGCTTTTCCCTTACGTATTTATAGGCGATGAAGCATTCGGGTTGAGCACAAATATTATGCGTCCATACGGAGGAAACAACCTCAGTGCcgaaaagaaaatttttaacTACAGACTATCGAGAGCTCGCCGTTACATCGAGTGCACATTTGGCAtcttaacaaataaatga
- the LOC113499954 gene encoding uncharacterized protein LOC113499954, which translates to MEHLPQLMQAVCPDSKIAKEIKCSSTKTHDIIDHIIGKESFNNLCEDLGQTKFSLITDESTDLSTTKHLCLVVRYAKMNRIKDCFLALIPLEEANAPTLFEHIVIFFRSNNIPYKDNLIGFASDGANVMMGRNNSVVTLLQNEIPNIFILKCACHSLHLCASYACAQLPRFIEDLVRDIYNYFSSSPKRVAEFKNFQIFCNLKVHKLLHPSPTRWLSVHAAVKRILEQLSLCS; encoded by the coding sequence ATGGAGCACCTACCGCAGTTGATGCAAGCCGTTTGTCCTGATTCAAAAAtagcaaaagaaataaaatgctCTTCAACCAAAACTCATGACATAATTGATCATATTATAGGTAAAGaaagtttcaataatttatgtgAAGATCTAGGGCAAACTAAGTTTTCGCTTATTACTGACGAGTCCACTGATCTTAGTACGACCAAACACTTGTGCTTAGTTGTGAGATATGCGAAAATGAATCGTATCAAAGATTGTTTTTTAGCTCTTATTCCATTAGAAGAAGCTAATGCACCAACCTTATTTGAAcacattgtaattttttttagaagCAATAATATTCCATATAAAGATAATCTAATAGGTTTTGCATCTGACGGGGCAAACGTAATGATGGGACGTAATAATTCTGTTGTAACATTGCTGCAAAATGAAATTCctaacatttttatacttaaatgcGCCTGCCATTCGTTGCACCTTTGCGCGTCATATGCTTGTGCCCAATTGCCACGTTTCATAGAGGATCTTGTAAGAGACATTTACAACTACTTTTCTTCTAGCCCAAAAAGAGTGGCAGagtttaaaaactttcaaatttttTGCAACTTAAAAGTACATAAATTACTTCACCCCTCTCCAACACGCTGGTTATCAGTACATGCAGCAGTGAAGAGAATATTGGAACAACTCTCTCTCTGCTCTTAA
- the LOC113500026 gene encoding uncharacterized protein LOC113500026 yields MPKHTKKKTVLGSQARELVVRLRDYFEREQQNNGPLLPLNRIVERVTEALDIGRNTVSRITREKIGQDGMSENKLSTPNKKRTKVKPITDLDDFTRVAIRNHIYDYYRRMELPTLLKLLKSLKEVDLFKGGITSLRQVIKDIGFVYKKVNKRKIIMERTDIALARCTFLRKAKNISDWSKVVFLDETWLNANHTVAKSWTDDTAQSSTKVPEGKGERLIICHAGTASGFVPNCLLAFKSKKTTEYHEEMNYEKIKDWFIGLLNNLKEPMTIIMDNAPYHSVQVNKPPNQSNRKSELVKWLSENGVTADIKMLKTELIALIRRHKPPTPTYALDEIAKEKGHQVLRLPPYHCQYNAIELIWAQIKGHAARNNTSPPFTANKMLALLQEAINNVHPEDWSKVVNKTKRDIMSDWDRDIHIDNIIESSLIISVTDSDDELSENSDVTDSDMSLDE; encoded by the exons ATGCCtaagcatacaaaaaaaaaaacagttttgggTAGTCAGGCCAGGGAGCTTGTTGTTCGCCTCCGAGACTACTTTGAAAgagaacaacaaaataatggACCGTTGTTACCATTGAATCGAATTGTAGAACGAGTAACCGAAGCTCTTGATATTGGCCGCAATACTGTTTCGCGTATAACACGTGAGAAAATCGGCCAAGATGGGatgtctgaaaataaattatcgacACCCAACAAAAAGCGGACCAAGGTGAAGCCAATCACAGATTTAGATGATTTTACTAGGGTTGCTATTAGAAAtcatatttatgattattatagaAGAATGGAGCTACCCACATTGCTCAAGCttctaaaatcattaaaagaaGTTGACTTGTTCAAAGGAGGTATTACTTCGTTGCGGCAAGTTATAAAAGATATTggctttgtttacaaaaaagttaacaaaaggAAGATTATCATGGAGAGGACTGACATTGCCCTAGCAAGATGTACATTTTTAAGGAAGGCTAAAAACATAAGTGATTGGAGCAAAGTTGTCTTTTTGGATGAAACGTGGCTAAACGCCAACCACACAGTGGCTAAAAGTTGGACCGACGATACGGCACAATCGAGTACCAAAGTACCGGAGGGCAAAGGCGAACGCCTTATTATTTGTCACGCAGGTACAGCAAGTGGATTCGTCCCTAATTGTTTGCTGGCTTTTAAGTCAAAAAAAACTACGGAGTATCATGAGGAGATGAACTacgaaaaaattaaagattGGTTCATAggtctattaaataatttaaaagagcCTATGACCATAATAATGGACAACGCACCCTACCATTCGGTACAAGTTAATAAACCCCCAAACCAATCCAACCGCAAAAGCGAGTTGGTGAAGTGGCTGAGTGAAAACGGAGTTACAGcggatataaaaatgttaaagacgGAGCTTATTGCCTTAATCCGGCGTCATAAGCCACCAACTCCTACCTATGCTCTGGACGAGATAGCAAAAGAAAAAGGCCACCAGGTCCTTCGACTACCACCCTACCATTGCCAGTATAATGCTATTGAGCTGATTTGGGCTCAAATAAAAG gtcACGCCGCAAGAAATAATACTTCGCCGCCCTTTACGGCAAATAAGATGTTGGCCCTATTACAAGAGGCCATCAACAATGTTCATCCTGAAGACTGGTCGAAGGTcgtgaataaaacaaaaagggaTATTATGTCTGATTGGGATCGTGACATACATATTGACAACATAATTGAGTCTTCGTTAATAATATCCGTCACAGATTCAGATGATGAATTGAGTGAGAATTCAGATGTTACTGACTCTGACATGAGTTTAGacgaataa
- the LOC113499922 gene encoding uncharacterized protein LOC113499922, with protein sequence MDNFDTERFIIEIKSRPSIWDNSSSDYSDRDLKKKCWEEVVDLFGEQEQTVEQKKSFGLVLQKRWKSIRSCYAREVKRQRNVKSGSGATNRKSEYIYFKQLQFLQKVVAIREGEEEKNSESSEVGERPKKVTNKRKLAVDDDPFIQALNNSIEQRRRETTEQRLRETAEVDEDRLFLLSLLSTLKNLPPQIKMATKIKMLTLLNDASGFSGNRTFDYTGPSFRNSPEINPGGRMMSHDTYHPGYSTQRQVIATEYPGPSYRTNTNYQNEPITSSPNSPYNSMNTMTYASSPSDTNDSQDSEPLMDLYST encoded by the exons ATGGATAATTTCGATACAGAAAGGTTTATTATCGAAATTAAAAGTAGACCATCAATTTGGGATAATTCCTCGTCAGATTATTCCGATAgagatttgaaaaagaaatgttgGGAGGAAGTTGTAGATTTATTTGGAGAACAGGAGCAAACCGTTGAACAAAAAAAGAGCTTTG gGTTAGTGTTGCAAAAAAGGTGGAAAAGCATCAGATCATGCTATGCGCGGGAAGTCAAACGTCAAAGAAATGTTAAGTCCGGGTCTGGAGCCACTAACCGCAAAAgcgaatatatatattttaagcagTTACAGTTTCTACAAAAAGTAGTAGCTATCAGAGAAggtgaagaagaaaaaaattcgGAGAGCTCTGAAGTAGGCGAGCGACcaaaaaaagttacaaacaaaCGTAAACTAGCAGTAGACGATGATCCTTTTATTCAagcattaaataattcaattgagCAAAGACGCCGTGAGACAACAGAGCAGAGACTACGCGAGACAGCTGAGGTTGACGAAGATCGGCTATTTTTGCTTTCATTGTTGAGCACATTAAAAAATCTACCTCCTCAAATTAAAATGGCTACCAAAATAAAGATGCTAACTTTGTTGAACGATGCGTCAGGTTTTTCTGGTAACAGGACGTTTGATTATACTGGTCCGTCTTTTCGGAATTCTCCAGAAATTAATCCAGGTGGCAGGATGATGAGTCATGACACCTACCATCCTGGTTATTCGACGCAACGGCAAGTGATTGCTACTGAATATCCTGGACCAAGTTATAGGACAAACACGAATTATCAGAATGAACCTATCACAAGTAGTCCTAATTCCCCATATAATTCTATGAATACAATGACATATGCAAGTTCTCCAAGCGACACAAATGATTCACAGGACTCAGAACCACTTATGGATCTATATAGCACTTAA
- the LOC113499953 gene encoding protein ALP1-like has product MDSDEEALLLLLLLRRRRRRRRQKRKFWVHPILQLREQRGQFHHLFMELRSDEEKFFNYFRMSMSSFDELYNILKSHIKREDTIMRRSIQPEERLAVTLRYLATGCTFMDLQYSFRIASTTIGKIVRDVCRNIWIHMKDMCMEQLTEDKWKDIINGFKKNAKFPNCLGAVDGKHIRIIQPAQSGSSYYNYKKYFSIILLAVCDSNYMFTFVDIGSYGRHADSTIFEESCLYKMLQEKKLNIPPPSAISQNGPLLPNVFIGDEAFSWQENLMRPYGGKNLPEKKKILTIGYHVRGDILNARLAYLLINGGSFIDHLTSMLISQWI; this is encoded by the exons ATGGATTCTGACGAGGAAGCACTGCTTTTGCTGCTCCTGCTCAGGCGGAGACGACGGCGGCGACGTCAAAAGAGAAAATTTTGGGTTCATCCAATTTTGCAATTAAGAGAACAACGTGGACAATTCCATCATTTGTTTATGGAACTTAGAAGTGATGAAGAAaaatttttcaactattttagaATGTCAATGTCTTCGTTTGATGAATTGTATAATATACTAAAGTCTCACATTAAACGTGAAGACACAATTATGAGGAGAAGTATCCAACCTGAAGAAAGACTAGCAGTAACATTGag gTATTTGGCAACTGGATGTACATTTATGGATTTGCAATATAGTTTTAGAATAGCATCAACAACAATAGGTAAGATAGTGAGGGATGTTTGCAGAAATATATGGATACATATGAAGGATATGTGTATGGAACAACTAACTGAAGATAAATGGAAAGACATAATAAATGGTTTCAAAAAAAATGCTAAGTTTCCGAACTGCCTCGGTGCCGTTGATGGCAAACATATTAGAATAATACAACCCGCACAAAGTGGATCGtcatattataactataaaaaatatttttcgataaTACTTCTAGCAGTATGTGATAGTAATTATATGTTCACTTTCGTGGATATAGGCTCATATGGGAGGCACGCTGACTCGACTATTTTCGAAGAGAGTTGTCtatataaaatgttacaagaaaaaaagttaaatataccTCCACCTTCTGCAATATCACAAAATGGACCGTTATTACCGAATGTGTTTATTGGGGATGAAGCGTTTAGCTGGCAGGAAAATTTAATGCGTCCATATGGTGGCAAGAATTTaccagagaaaaaaaaaattttaactATCGGTTATCACGTGCGAGGCGATATATTGAATGCACGTTTGGCATATTTGCTAATAAATGGCGGATCTTTCATAGACCACTTAACGTCAATGTTGATTTCGCAGTGGATATAG